One Primulina eburnea isolate SZY01 unplaced genomic scaffold, ASM2296580v1 ctg291_ERROPOS436017, whole genome shotgun sequence genomic window carries:
- the LOC140820930 gene encoding GDSL esterase/lipase At1g29670-like — protein sequence MARINTNPKLVAIFIIYFFMTSQVFTHGQQVPCLFFFGASLTDNGNNNMLNTVLKSNYPPYGIDFSAGPTGRFSNGKNTPDFIAQLLGFNNPIPPFATATGPAIVKGVNYASAGAGILDNTSRALGDRISLNRQLSNHQITISGLSSLLGPSTQVQDYLNKCLYIVEIGSNDYVNNYIQPQNYPETASLTPDQFAALLIQQYTTQLNALYNSGARKVAIYGVPPVGCIPQVRAMFPPNASGCVDYVNNYAQLFNNRLKPLVDNLNANLTGAKFTYINMHGILISILASLSTFVSGTPCCAVSSAGVCVPNQAPCINRALYVFFDNYHTTEIINSFVAARVYISVSATDAYPFDLKNLAQQ from the exons ATGGCTCGTATTAATACTAATCCGAAATTGGTTGCGATTTTTAtaatatactttttcatgacatCCCAAGTATTTACTCATGGACAGCAAGTCCCATGCCTGTTTTTCTTCGGAGCTTCATTAACTGATAATGGAAATAATAATATGCTCAACACTGTACTGAAGTCAAATTATCCACCCTACGGGATTGATTTCTCCGCTGGCCCGACGGGAAGATTTAGCAACGGGAAAAATACCCCGGATTTTATCG CTCAGTTGCTAGGATTTAATAATCCCATCCCGCCTTTCGCAACAGCTACAGGTCCTGCTATTGTGAAAGGAGTCAATTATGCGTCCGCCGGAGCAGGAATCCTCGACAATACATCAAGAGCACtg GGCGACAGGATCAGCTTGAACAGACAGTTATCGAATCATCAGATAACAATCTCTGGTTTGTCGTCTTTACTTGGCCCAAGTACTCAAGTCCAAGACTACCTCAACAAGTGCTTGTATATAGTGGAAATCGGGAGCAATGACTATGTTAACAATTATATACAGCCGCAAAATTACCCAGAAACTGCATCGCTTACACCGGATCAGTTTGCAGCACTCTTGATTCAACAATACACTACCCAACTCAAT GCCTTGTACAATAGCGGGGCAAGAAAGGTTGCAATCTATGGTGTTCCTCCAGTAGGCTGCATCCCTCAAGTGCGGGCAATGTTTCCGCCTAACGCGTCGGGATGCGTCGACTACGTGAACAACTACGCCCAACTATTCAACAACAGGTTGAAGCCTCTGGTGGACAACCTCAATGCCAATCTAACTGGCGCAAAATTTACATACATAAACATGCACGGCATTTTAATCTCCATCCTTGCTTCTTTAA GTACTTTCGTTTCCGGTACTCCGTGTTGTGCAGTTTCATCGGCAGGAGTGTGTGTTCCTAACCAAGCTCCGTGCATAAACAGGGCTCTGTATGTTTTCTTCGACAACTATCATACCACAGAGATAATAAATAGCTTCGTAGCTGCCAGAGTATACATTTCCGTTTCAGCAACGGATGCATATCCATTCGACCTTAAGAACCTTGCTCAGCAATAA